A DNA window from Eikenella exigua contains the following coding sequences:
- a CDS encoding M61 family metallopeptidase produces MLHYTITPLPEQHLFRVCLRFSHCGSQAVRLTLPNWVPGSYMIREFARHIVRIEASCNGQTANLQAVSKNIWQAEENTPGDWLIEYDVYAFDLSVRGCYLDSERAFFDGAALFFQVASHTEEPHQVELCFPSQWQTATALPRLDNHLYQANNYRHLIDCPLESGTLEILEFTAADIPHRIVLSGHYPDFDRQRLLADTQAICTAQLQFFPNPAPFTHYTFLLHLGDHVYGGLEHTSSTALLADRSWLPENNLAEASANYTQLLGLISHEYFHAWNVKSIKPAALAQSDLNQEAYTELLWAFEGITSYYDNLFLVRSGCISPTAYLELLAKTITRVHRNPGHRLQTLAQSSFHAWDKYYKQNENSPNVITSYYQQGTLAALCLDLYIRKQSRHSLDSIMQALYQDWLTRKQPLHETEWEELAQTITGLDLRSLFNQLIRSTQSLPFETALAHAGLRLHWLPLPPSHNGGCGLLPPTLPANDFGARFQQNSSDITLSHVLNGGSAEQAGLAAGDRIIAINGYAANDFAVQWQQQKASSQAKLHYFRYGVLYHTSATVRLAAANTAWLTIENPVALQTWLQI; encoded by the coding sequence ATGCTCCACTACACCATTACTCCCTTGCCTGAACAGCATCTCTTCCGCGTCTGCCTGCGTTTCAGCCACTGCGGCAGCCAAGCCGTCCGCCTTACCCTGCCCAACTGGGTGCCAGGTAGCTATATGATTCGCGAGTTTGCCCGGCACATCGTCCGTATTGAAGCCAGCTGTAACGGCCAAACTGCCAACTTACAAGCCGTCAGCAAAAATATCTGGCAGGCCGAAGAAAACACACCCGGCGACTGGCTCATTGAATACGACGTTTATGCCTTCGATCTTTCCGTACGCGGCTGCTATCTAGATAGCGAACGCGCCTTCTTCGACGGCGCCGCCCTGTTTTTTCAGGTAGCCTCACACACCGAAGAGCCACACCAAGTCGAACTCTGTTTCCCCAGCCAATGGCAAACCGCCACCGCCCTGCCCAGGCTGGATAACCATCTCTACCAAGCAAACAACTACCGTCATCTTATCGATTGCCCGCTTGAATCCGGCACCCTCGAAATTCTCGAATTCACCGCTGCCGACATTCCACATCGCATCGTCCTCAGCGGCCACTACCCCGACTTCGACCGTCAACGCCTGCTGGCCGACACCCAAGCCATCTGCACCGCCCAACTCCAATTCTTCCCCAACCCCGCCCCATTTACGCACTACACCTTCTTGCTGCACCTGGGCGATCACGTCTACGGCGGCCTCGAGCACACATCATCCACCGCCCTGCTCGCCGATCGCAGCTGGCTACCTGAAAATAACCTTGCCGAAGCCTCTGCCAACTACACCCAGCTGCTCGGCCTGATTTCCCACGAATACTTCCACGCCTGGAACGTCAAATCCATCAAACCCGCCGCCCTTGCCCAATCCGATCTCAACCAAGAAGCCTACACCGAGCTTTTATGGGCATTCGAAGGCATCACCTCCTATTACGACAACCTATTCCTCGTGCGTAGCGGTTGTATCAGCCCCACCGCCTATCTCGAACTCTTAGCCAAAACCATCACCCGTGTGCACCGCAATCCCGGACACCGCCTGCAAACCCTAGCCCAATCCAGCTTCCACGCCTGGGACAAATACTATAAGCAAAACGAGAACAGTCCCAATGTCATTACCAGCTACTACCAGCAAGGCACCCTCGCCGCCCTTTGCCTCGACCTATACATACGCAAGCAAAGCCGGCACAGCCTCGACAGCATCATGCAAGCCCTCTATCAGGACTGGCTGACCAGAAAACAGCCCCTGCACGAAACCGAATGGGAAGAGCTTGCCCAAACCATCACTGGCCTCGACTTACGTAGCCTGTTCAACCAGCTCATCCGCAGTACCCAATCACTGCCTTTCGAAACCGCCCTCGCCCACGCTGGCCTGCGCCTGCATTGGTTGCCCTTGCCACCCTCGCACAACGGCGGCTGCGGGCTGTTACCCCCTACTCTGCCAGCCAACGACTTCGGTGCCCGCTTCCAGCAAAACAGCAGCGACATCACCCTAAGCCACGTACTCAACGGCGGCAGTGCCGAACAAGCAGGCCTTGCTGCAGGCGACCGCATCATTGCCATCAACGGCTATGCTGCCAATGACTTCGCCGTCCAATGGCAGCAGCAGAAAGCCAGCAGCCAAGCCAAATTGCACTACTTCCGATACGGCGTGTTGTATCACACCTCTGCCACTGTACGGCTTGCCGCCGCCAATACCGCCTGGCTTACTATCGAAAATCCAGTCGCACTACAAACCTGGCTGCAAATATAG
- a CDS encoding ferredoxin--NADP reductase, with protein sequence MAAFNTQKVLSVHHWTDAYFTFTCTRDDSLRFENGQFVMVGLLVDGKPLMRAYSVASANWEEHLEFFSIKVPDGPLTSRLQHLKVGDEVLISKKPTGTLICGDLNPGKHLYLLSTGTGIAPFLSITKDPEVYEQFEKVILVHGVRYKKDLAYYDRFTQELPNHEYLGEMIREKLIYYPIVSREEFEHQGRLTDLMRSGKLYEDIGLPPINPQADRAMLCGSPAMLKDTSDVLNSFGLTVSPKMGQRGDYLIERAFVDQ encoded by the coding sequence ATGGCAGCCTTCAACACACAAAAAGTCCTGTCCGTACACCACTGGACCGACGCCTATTTCACCTTCACTTGCACCCGCGACGACAGCCTGCGTTTTGAAAACGGCCAATTCGTCATGGTCGGCCTGCTGGTGGACGGCAAACCCCTGATGCGTGCCTACAGCGTGGCTTCCGCCAACTGGGAAGAGCATCTCGAGTTTTTCAGCATTAAAGTGCCGGATGGCCCGCTCACCAGCCGTCTGCAGCACCTCAAAGTCGGCGACGAGGTGCTTATCAGTAAAAAGCCCACCGGCACTCTGATTTGCGGCGATTTAAACCCCGGAAAACACCTCTATCTGCTCTCCACCGGTACTGGTATTGCCCCGTTCTTGAGCATCACTAAAGATCCAGAAGTGTATGAGCAATTTGAAAAAGTCATTCTCGTACACGGTGTGCGCTATAAAAAAGACCTCGCCTACTACGATCGCTTCACCCAAGAGCTGCCTAACCACGAATACCTGGGCGAAATGATTCGTGAGAAACTGATTTACTACCCTATTGTTTCCCGAGAGGAATTCGAGCACCAAGGCCGACTTACCGATTTGATGCGGAGCGGCAAACTGTACGAAGATATCGGTCTGCCACCGATTAACCCACAAGCCGACCGTGCTATGCTGTGTGGCAGCCCGGCCATGCTCAAAGACACTAGCGATGTGCTCAACAGCTTTGGCTTAACTGTGTCGCCCAAAATGGGGCAGCGCGGTGATTATCTGATTGAGCGCGCGTTTGTAGACCAATAA
- a CDS encoding tyrosine-type recombinase/integrase — protein MSSGWIAQIEAWLHSLQQQNHSPHTLAAYRRDLAWLANFQPQSALARPLFTAALRQLGQQNQHPHSIARRLSAWRQFCRWLVRTGYLKTDPTHGLKAPRSPERLPKAVPAEPLNQLLDQAPENLLDSRDLAIFELLYGSGLRLAEACALNLADLNLQSGWVAVTGKGCKQRHLPLTAQSIRTLEGYLKTRTAAPNETALFTGRTGRRLGARQIQKRLQQFATRYGSCHLSPHMLRHSYASHLLQNTRDIRAVQELLGHSQLATTQHYTKLDFDHLARVYDDTHPRAKRQQTKAETMQDKEGKIEK, from the coding sequence ATGAGCAGCGGTTGGATAGCACAAATCGAAGCCTGGCTGCACAGCCTGCAACAGCAAAACCACTCCCCCCACACCCTAGCCGCCTACCGCCGAGACCTCGCCTGGCTGGCCAATTTTCAGCCGCAAAGCGCACTTGCCCGACCATTGTTCACCGCCGCCCTGCGCCAGCTTGGCCAACAAAACCAGCACCCACACAGCATCGCCCGCCGCCTCAGCGCTTGGCGGCAATTTTGCCGCTGGCTGGTGCGAACAGGCTATCTGAAAACCGACCCCACCCACGGTCTTAAAGCCCCCAGATCCCCTGAACGCCTGCCCAAAGCTGTACCTGCCGAGCCGCTTAACCAACTCCTCGACCAAGCCCCAGAAAATCTGCTCGACAGTCGAGACCTTGCCATCTTTGAGCTGCTCTACGGCAGCGGCCTGCGCCTTGCTGAAGCCTGTGCTCTCAACCTGGCCGACCTTAACCTGCAAAGCGGTTGGGTGGCCGTCACCGGCAAAGGCTGCAAACAACGCCATCTTCCCCTCACCGCTCAAAGCATCCGCACCCTCGAAGGCTACCTGAAAACCCGTACCGCCGCGCCCAACGAAACAGCCCTCTTCACCGGCCGTACCGGCCGCCGCCTCGGTGCCCGCCAAATCCAAAAACGCCTGCAACAATTCGCCACCCGTTACGGCAGCTGCCACCTCAGTCCCCATATGTTGCGCCACAGCTATGCTAGCCACCTGTTGCAAAACACCCGCGACATCCGTGCTGTACAAGAGCTGCTCGGCCACAGTCAGCTCGCCACCACCCAGCACTACACCAAGCTGGATTTCGACCATCTCGCTCGCGTGTACGACGATACCCACCCCCGTGCCAAGCGGCAGCAAACCAAAGCTGAAACAATGCAAGATAAAGAAGGAAAAATAGAGAAATAG
- a CDS encoding NGO_0222 family membrane protein, with protein sequence MNKTRRYLKLTALFTILFILLLLAGNVLFILKYTAAAVACFLAAFLCIAGQMASLAKFLREKQLVAQQMQQAVSQQVENEAQPTGKEVT encoded by the coding sequence ATGAATAAAACCAGACGCTACCTGAAACTTACCGCGCTGTTCACGATACTATTTATCCTGTTGCTGCTCGCGGGCAATGTGTTATTTATTTTGAAATACACCGCCGCAGCTGTAGCCTGTTTCCTGGCCGCCTTCCTGTGCATAGCCGGGCAGATGGCTTCGTTGGCCAAGTTTTTACGCGAAAAACAGCTTGTCGCCCAACAGATGCAGCAGGCTGTTTCACAGCAGGTAGAAAATGAAGCTCAACCGACAGGTAAGGAGGTAACGTGA
- a CDS encoding integration host factor subunit alpha, with translation MTLTKAELANILVEKVSNISKSDAKEIVELFFEEIRATLERGEEIKISGFGNFQLRDKPQRPGRNPKTGKEVPITARRVVTFHASQKLKGMVEHHYGKQN, from the coding sequence ATGACACTCACTAAAGCAGAATTGGCCAATATTCTGGTAGAAAAAGTCAGCAATATTAGCAAGAGCGATGCAAAAGAAATCGTTGAACTCTTCTTCGAAGAGATCCGCGCCACTTTAGAACGCGGTGAGGAAATCAAAATTTCCGGCTTCGGCAACTTCCAACTGCGTGACAAACCGCAACGCCCTGGCCGCAATCCCAAAACCGGCAAAGAAGTTCCGATTACCGCTCGCCGAGTGGTAACCTTCCACGCCAGCCAAAAACTCAAAGGCATGGTGGAACACCACTATGGTAAACAAAACTGA
- a CDS encoding thermonuclease family protein, translated as MAGYAMLLAACSTLPASAEPARNNIISGEVVRAWDGDTLHLQDHRSGQRHKIRLAGIDAPELEQAQGKACRDRLAEQVLHRQVQAEIVDTDRYGRKVAQIRLNGQDINRQQVADGCAWHYRRYAREWQSEAEYAAYAEAEAQAKNQRLGLWRQASPQAPWQFRHRQPQQYRH; from the coding sequence ATGGCCGGCTACGCTATGCTGCTGGCCGCCTGTTCTACCTTGCCCGCCAGTGCCGAACCTGCCAGGAACAACATCATTAGCGGCGAAGTGGTTCGTGCGTGGGACGGTGATACGCTACATCTGCAAGACCACCGCTCCGGTCAACGGCATAAAATCCGCCTTGCCGGCATCGATGCGCCGGAATTGGAGCAAGCCCAGGGCAAAGCCTGCCGCGACCGTTTGGCCGAACAAGTGCTGCATCGACAAGTACAGGCCGAAATCGTGGATACCGACCGCTACGGCCGCAAAGTGGCACAAATCCGCCTAAATGGCCAGGATATCAACCGACAGCAGGTGGCCGACGGCTGCGCCTGGCACTATCGCCGCTACGCCCGCGAATGGCAGAGCGAGGCCGAATATGCTGCCTATGCCGAAGCTGAAGCACAAGCCAAAAACCAGCGGCTCGGTCTGTGGCGGCAAGCTTCTCCGCAGGCACCGTGGCAGTTTCGCCACCGGCAGCCGCAACAGTATCGGCATTGA
- a CDS encoding acyl-CoA thioesterase has protein sequence MPAAQRIQINLPEHFCFETRIMLEVGHLNYGNHLANDAVLRIAHEARLRFLAAHGCTETDAFGAGLIMADAVVQYRAQAFHGEELLVQVALGEIGKAGFPFFAKLSRAADHTEIARVQCGMVFFNYAAQLIEHTPAAFRAHFTHHRAEQ, from the coding sequence ATGCCAGCCGCTCAGCGCATCCAAATCAACCTGCCGGAACACTTCTGTTTTGAAACCCGCATCATGCTAGAAGTCGGCCACCTCAACTATGGTAACCACCTTGCCAACGATGCCGTTTTGCGCATCGCCCACGAAGCCCGCTTACGCTTTCTTGCCGCGCACGGCTGCACTGAAACCGATGCCTTCGGTGCCGGTCTGATTATGGCCGATGCTGTCGTGCAATACCGTGCCCAAGCCTTTCATGGCGAAGAGCTGCTAGTTCAGGTAGCCTTAGGCGAAATTGGCAAGGCCGGTTTCCCGTTTTTCGCCAAACTCTCCCGGGCAGCCGACCACACCGAAATCGCCCGCGTACAATGCGGCATGGTGTTTTTCAACTACGCCGCCCAGCTTATCGAGCATACTCCCGCCGCCTTCCGCGCCCATTTTACTCACCACAGAGCAGAGCAATGA
- the rdgB gene encoding RdgB/HAM1 family non-canonical purine NTP pyrophosphatase, with protein MKELVLASTNAGKLREFNTLFVKLGWQVCPQSDFAVPECPEPHVSFVENALAKARHASRHSDLPALADDSGICAPALNGAPGVLSARYAGEELRSDAANNAKLSADLAAQANRAVYYVCVLVLVRHADDPQPLIAEGVWHGQWQEQAAGSNGFGYDPHFYLPDLQQTAAQLAPDTKNQLSHRAQALRQLAEKIRAGF; from the coding sequence GTGAAAGAATTAGTATTAGCCAGTACCAACGCCGGAAAATTGCGTGAATTCAACACTCTGTTTGTCAAACTCGGCTGGCAGGTATGTCCCCAGTCGGATTTTGCCGTGCCCGAATGCCCGGAACCGCATGTTAGTTTTGTGGAAAACGCGCTGGCAAAGGCACGGCATGCCAGCCGACATAGCGATTTGCCCGCACTGGCTGACGACAGCGGTATTTGCGCGCCTGCCCTAAACGGCGCACCGGGCGTGCTCTCCGCACGCTATGCCGGAGAGGAGCTGCGTTCTGATGCTGCCAACAACGCCAAACTGAGTGCTGACTTGGCTGCGCAGGCCAACCGCGCCGTGTATTACGTTTGCGTGCTGGTTTTAGTGCGCCACGCCGATGACCCGCAGCCGCTGATTGCAGAAGGCGTGTGGCACGGGCAATGGCAGGAACAGGCCGCCGGGAGCAACGGCTTCGGCTACGATCCACATTTCTACCTACCCGATTTGCAGCAAACTGCCGCCCAGCTTGCACCAGACACCAAAAACCAACTTAGCCACCGTGCTCAAGCTTTGCGGCAACTGGCAGAAAAAATCCGTGCCGGATTTTAA
- the bamC gene encoding outer membrane protein assembly factor BamC, protein MNVFKLPAALLMASLVAGCATKTEAPKLDYQTENRKVVSLEVPPDLDNPSQGNIYNLPAGGSVRASDVARSQQAAANKAGSPVLAEVKNITMQREGGERWLNIANKNPAEVWPLLHAFWQEQGFVIAREEPGIGLMETDWAENRAKLPQDGLRRLFERVGLGGVYSTGERDKFTIRLERNSKGGTDVFFTHRGMKETYADHNKDTTMWQPSQRDTALEATLLGRFMQYLGADEQQIEQALKQRQAAAPRNGDLASLEKGRLILRGNQARNWRRVGLALDRIGLSVTAQNTQRQAYLVQVAPAEGKAVRTEKPGFFSRLFGRSSKPAEPQAQPEFVVAVQPQGNNSSQLVLSNKDGSPYQGADAQTWLSRLYNELR, encoded by the coding sequence ATGAACGTATTCAAACTGCCCGCCGCCTTGTTGATGGCCAGCTTGGTGGCCGGTTGCGCCACTAAAACCGAAGCACCCAAGCTGGACTACCAAACTGAAAACCGCAAAGTGGTGAGCTTGGAAGTACCGCCCGATTTAGACAACCCCTCGCAAGGCAATATATACAACCTGCCCGCTGGCGGCTCAGTGCGGGCCAGCGATGTTGCCCGTAGCCAGCAGGCTGCTGCCAACAAAGCGGGTTCGCCGGTGTTGGCTGAGGTGAAAAACATCACCATGCAGCGAGAAGGTGGTGAGCGTTGGCTGAACATTGCCAACAAAAACCCAGCCGAAGTGTGGCCACTCTTGCACGCTTTCTGGCAAGAGCAGGGCTTCGTGATTGCCCGTGAAGAGCCGGGTATCGGCCTGATGGAAACCGATTGGGCAGAAAATCGCGCCAAACTGCCGCAAGACGGCCTGCGCCGCCTGTTTGAACGCGTCGGCTTGGGCGGTGTATATTCCACCGGTGAGCGCGACAAATTCACCATCCGCCTCGAGCGCAACAGCAAAGGCGGTACCGATGTATTCTTCACCCACCGCGGTATGAAGGAAACCTACGCCGACCACAACAAAGACACCACCATGTGGCAGCCTTCACAGCGCGATACCGCTTTAGAAGCTACGCTGCTCGGCCGCTTCATGCAGTATTTAGGTGCCGACGAACAACAAATTGAGCAAGCGCTGAAACAGCGGCAGGCTGCCGCCCCGCGCAACGGCGATTTGGCCAGCCTGGAAAAAGGCCGCCTGATTTTGCGCGGTAATCAAGCTCGCAATTGGCGTCGTGTCGGCCTTGCGCTCGACCGCATCGGCCTGAGCGTTACTGCCCAAAACACCCAACGCCAAGCCTATTTGGTTCAGGTGGCTCCTGCCGAAGGAAAAGCCGTGCGCACCGAGAAGCCCGGCTTCTTCAGCCGCCTATTCGGCCGCAGCAGCAAACCCGCCGAACCGCAGGCACAGCCTGAATTTGTGGTAGCTGTGCAGCCGCAAGGCAATAACAGCAGCCAATTGGTGTTATCCAACAAAGACGGCAGCCCCTACCAAGGCGCGGATGCACAAACTTGGCTGAGCCGCCTGTATAACGAACTGCGCTGA
- the dapA gene encoding 4-hydroxy-tetrahydrodipicolinate synthase — protein sequence MLTGSLVAIITPMREDGSVHYEQFQRLIDWHVANGTDAIVAVGTTGESTTLSVPEKIEVIEAAIRFADGRIPVIAGTGVNSTSEAIELSRAAVGSGAYATLSVVPYYNKPPQEGIYRHFAAIAEAADIPMIVYNVPGRTVVNMNNDTVLRLAEIPNIIGIKEASGDIGRMVDLINRVPEGFAIYSGDDPTGMAAMLCGAHGVITVAGNVAPKLFADMCRAALAGNLAEARVLNAKLVPLYQEMFCEPSPAAPKWALEKLGLCGRAVRLPMVSLSETGQARVSAALQKLQLI from the coding sequence ATGCTAACCGGTAGTCTTGTCGCCATCATCACCCCGATGCGTGAAGATGGCAGTGTCCACTACGAACAATTCCAACGCCTGATTGATTGGCATGTTGCCAACGGCACGGATGCCATTGTCGCCGTTGGTACCACCGGCGAGAGCACCACGCTCAGCGTGCCGGAAAAGATTGAAGTGATCGAGGCAGCCATCCGTTTTGCCGACGGCCGTATTCCGGTGATTGCCGGTACCGGTGTGAACAGCACCAGCGAAGCCATCGAGCTGTCTCGTGCGGCAGTTGGCTCCGGTGCGTATGCCACGCTGTCTGTGGTGCCGTACTACAATAAACCGCCGCAGGAAGGCATCTACCGCCACTTCGCTGCTATTGCCGAAGCGGCGGATATTCCGATGATTGTGTACAACGTGCCCGGCCGCACTGTGGTCAACATGAACAACGATACCGTGCTGCGCTTGGCCGAAATCCCCAACATCATCGGCATCAAAGAAGCCAGTGGCGACATTGGCCGCATGGTGGATCTGATTAACCGCGTGCCCGAAGGTTTTGCCATCTATTCTGGCGACGACCCCACCGGCATGGCTGCCATGCTGTGCGGCGCACACGGTGTGATTACCGTAGCCGGTAACGTGGCGCCCAAGCTGTTTGCCGATATGTGCCGTGCCGCATTGGCCGGTAATCTGGCTGAGGCCCGTGTGCTGAACGCCAAACTGGTGCCGCTGTATCAAGAAATGTTTTGCGAGCCCAGCCCGGCCGCGCCGAAATGGGCGCTGGAAAAGCTGGGTTTGTGCGGCCGTGCCGTGCGCTTGCCGATGGTCAGCCTGAGCGAAACTGGCCAGGCGCGCGTGAGCGCCGCACTGCAAAAACTGCAACTGATTTAA
- a CDS encoding LemA family protein codes for MLLFLLIIVTVAIGWLVKVYNTLQSSMQSIREGFSNLQAGLKKRQQLSGQIIEIASGYLEHEQITQLKVAQANNTQQMMAMAQSFPQLKADATYQKLMGQLERLENEILERRESYNNRVRRFNSYRNSFPAVLVAQKLSFGTVEYFNSDDEKFDAQAQSFARDDTECLQKIIGSSAQAVKSASEHATRAAKEGVSQLKQQYGDKPNVVDTTQDVIAQNEESQDTGQPNGSPQ; via the coding sequence ATGCTTTTGTTCTTGCTAATTATTGTTACCGTTGCCATTGGTTGGCTGGTTAAGGTTTACAACACCTTGCAAAGCAGTATGCAGAGCATTCGCGAAGGGTTTTCCAATTTGCAGGCTGGTTTGAAAAAACGCCAGCAGCTCAGTGGGCAGATTATCGAAATTGCATCCGGCTATTTGGAACACGAGCAAATCACGCAACTTAAAGTAGCTCAGGCTAACAATACCCAACAGATGATGGCTATGGCGCAATCGTTTCCGCAACTGAAAGCTGATGCCACCTATCAAAAGCTGATGGGGCAGTTGGAGCGCTTGGAAAATGAAATTCTCGAGCGTCGTGAAAGCTACAACAACCGCGTGCGCCGTTTCAACAGCTACCGCAACTCCTTCCCCGCCGTGTTGGTGGCGCAGAAGCTGTCGTTTGGCACGGTGGAATATTTCAACAGCGATGATGAAAAATTTGATGCACAGGCACAGAGTTTTGCCCGCGACGATACCGAATGCTTGCAAAAAATTATTGGCAGCAGCGCACAGGCGGTTAAATCGGCATCCGAACACGCAACACGGGCAGCCAAAGAAGGTGTATCGCAGCTAAAACAGCAATATGGCGACAAACCTAATGTAGTAGATACCACGCAGGATGTAATAGCACAAAATGAGGAATCGCAGGATACCGGGCAGCCAAACGGTTCGCCACAATAA
- a CDS encoding PHP domain-containing protein: protein MIDLHCHSNVSDGALPPREVVKLAHANGCTLLALTDHDHTGGLAEARQEAEALGIQLINGVEISVSWRKRTIHIVGLNLDETDTVLQNLLARLRRGRLERFLRMAEKLEKKGLAGACEGALALVPNREMASRTHLAQWLMEQGHVRNKQQAFKKYLGDGKPGYVRHEWATLEEAVAAILGAGGIAVVAHPIRYGLSATAQRNLFTEFKVLGGQAIEVHSSTTDLNDRLNYAHLAEQYGFLASAGSDFHRIGDFGSGRLGACPPLPECCRPVWQEFCL from the coding sequence ATGATAGATTTACACTGCCATTCCAATGTTTCAGATGGTGCTCTGCCACCACGCGAAGTAGTGAAACTAGCACACGCCAATGGTTGTACCTTGCTCGCGCTTACCGACCACGACCATACCGGTGGCCTGGCCGAAGCACGGCAGGAAGCGGAAGCCTTGGGCATTCAGCTGATAAACGGCGTGGAAATCTCCGTGAGTTGGCGCAAACGTACCATTCATATTGTTGGTCTCAATCTCGATGAAACCGATACCGTGTTACAAAACCTGCTGGCTAGGCTGCGCCGCGGTCGGTTGGAGCGTTTTTTGCGCATGGCGGAAAAGCTTGAGAAGAAAGGCCTTGCCGGTGCCTGCGAGGGCGCGCTCGCGCTGGTGCCCAACCGTGAAATGGCCAGCCGCACCCATCTGGCGCAATGGCTGATGGAACAAGGCCATGTGCGTAATAAACAGCAGGCTTTTAAAAAATATTTAGGTGATGGTAAACCTGGCTACGTAAGGCATGAATGGGCTACGCTCGAAGAGGCCGTAGCTGCTATTTTGGGCGCAGGCGGCATCGCAGTTGTTGCCCACCCCATCCGCTACGGCCTCTCTGCCACCGCTCAGCGTAATTTATTCACTGAATTTAAAGTACTGGGCGGACAGGCTATTGAGGTGCACAGCAGCACCACCGACTTAAATGACCGCCTCAACTACGCTCACCTCGCCGAGCAATATGGCTTTCTCGCCAGCGCTGGCAGCGATTTCCACCGCATAGGCGACTTCGGCAGCGGCCGCCTCGGCGCCTGCCCACCACTGCCTGAATGCTGCCGGCCGGTTTGGCAAGAATTTTGCTTGTAG
- the serS gene encoding serine--tRNA ligase yields MLDIQLFRTDAAAVATKLAQRGFVFNPTAFDALEAHRKALQMRTEELQSRRNSVSKQIGALKGQGKHAEVEAAMAKVAKIKTDLERADTDYQTVQAQIDTLLLGIPNLPHESVPAGKDETENVEVRRVGSPRQFDFEIKDHVDLGEKLGLDFETAAALSGARFSLMKGQVARLHRALAQFMLDTHTQQHGYTECYTPYIVSDSTLIGTGQLPKFGEDLFHVTRGGDESKTMQYLIPTAEVTLTNTVRERILSANALPIKLTAHSPCFRSEAGSHGKDTRGLIRQHQFDKVEMVQIVHPEHSYTALEEMVGHAERILQLLELPYRVITLCTGDMGFGAAKTYDLEVWVPAQNTYREISSCSNCEDFQARRMKARFKDEDGKNRLVHTLNGSGLAVGRTLVAVLENHQNADGSISIPAALRPYLGGVDKLVP; encoded by the coding sequence ATGCTAGATATCCAACTTTTCCGCACCGATGCGGCCGCCGTTGCTACCAAACTGGCGCAGCGCGGTTTTGTTTTCAACCCTACTGCCTTCGACGCGCTGGAAGCGCATCGTAAGGCCCTGCAGATGCGTACCGAAGAGCTGCAATCACGGCGCAACAGCGTGTCCAAACAAATCGGCGCGCTCAAAGGGCAGGGCAAACACGCCGAAGTCGAAGCAGCCATGGCCAAAGTGGCGAAAATCAAAACTGATTTAGAACGGGCTGATACCGATTACCAAACCGTACAGGCACAAATCGACACTCTGTTGCTCGGTATTCCAAATCTGCCACACGAGAGCGTGCCGGCCGGCAAAGATGAAACCGAAAATGTAGAAGTGCGTCGCGTGGGCAGCCCGCGCCAATTTGATTTCGAAATCAAAGACCATGTGGACTTAGGCGAAAAGCTCGGTCTCGACTTTGAAACTGCTGCTGCGCTTTCCGGCGCCCGCTTCAGCCTGATGAAAGGCCAAGTTGCCCGCCTGCACCGTGCCTTGGCGCAATTTATGCTCGACACCCACACCCAGCAGCACGGCTACACCGAGTGTTACACACCTTATATCGTCAGCGATAGCACCCTCATCGGTACTGGCCAGCTACCCAAATTCGGTGAAGATCTGTTCCACGTTACCCGTGGTGGCGACGAGAGTAAAACCATGCAATACCTTATTCCCACTGCCGAAGTAACTCTGACCAACACCGTGCGCGAGCGCATCCTGTCCGCCAATGCACTACCTATCAAGCTTACCGCCCATTCACCCTGTTTCCGCAGCGAAGCTGGTTCACACGGCAAAGACACACGCGGCCTTATCCGCCAGCACCAGTTCGACAAAGTGGAAATGGTGCAAATCGTCCACCCAGAACACTCCTATACCGCACTAGAAGAAATGGTCGGCCACGCCGAGCGCATCCTACAATTGCTCGAACTGCCTTACCGCGTTATTACCCTGTGTACCGGCGACATGGGCTTCGGTGCCGCCAAAACCTACGATTTGGAAGTGTGGGTGCCCGCGCAAAACACCTACCGCGAAATCTCCAGCTGCTCCAACTGCGAAGATTTCCAAGCCCGCCGCATGAAAGCCCGCTTCAAAGATGAAGATGGTAAAAATCGCTTGGTGCACACCCTGAACGGCTCCGGCTTGGCAGTAGGTCGTACCTTAGTGGCGGTGCTGGAAAACCATCAAAACGCCGATGGCAGCATCAGCATCCCTGCTGCCTTGCGCCCCTATTTGGGCGGCGTGGACAAACTTGTCCCCTAA